A part of Astatotilapia calliptera chromosome 15, fAstCal1.2, whole genome shotgun sequence genomic DNA contains:
- the ylpm1 gene encoding YLP motif-containing protein 1 isoform X2, producing MYPTWGNYGAPQSQNYGGAGPRKPLAGSHTGQAPGFGGFEASSSGSLFSSLQEQHLQQMQQLQMLHQKQLQSVLQHGNNASTAAPAYGVAHAGGYVGSSWRPEGPAHVDSGAGAQSYFKPEETSATRVPPAPKQGHQQPPPLPPQPHPTDTQPVPPPPEPQPSKPPENSSPPKPKEAPTAEDEKSLPLQEQQQLWYKQHLQNLQKLKQERAKQNQKDGDGSFPLPPPPGKTAPPPPPLEPPKSTPPPPPPKEEPPTPPPLPEEVRSENVGKPPTFTDTPEVPKDPEEAARLQQLQAAAAHWQQVQQQRAGLQYQALMQQHEKLQQILEQYQRLIQQPANLQSMSAELQLRHYEMQQQQFTPLFQDWNHSFTLWYEQFQSYPHKDQLQDYGHQWKQWKEQMNATNAHLQERVATLTAMVPFASSQYNSGMMGQYGQYPVQDTPLQQSVNPGMQQTPVTVGPRLQGPQPTGFVTHSESPAVPSVRGSAPSGIGVQPPVPPVVQPPSFNNVRGPQVNNPRFEQPHQRFDGPPRFDQPQQRFDGPSRFDHPQQRFDGPPRFDQPPNRFDGPPRFDQPRHRFDGPPRFDQQRQRFDGPARFDQPRFGQPPRFDSTRLTGPSPRLECPPNLQEKQQQGMLPKVEPVTPQPPTPDSKTPEKSSDKPLSENEKDKLKLVDKSASEDMTDDNLLSTEGFFVQSEPIPQTLQTDTKPEDSNSSVTLDKGEKSEPVNSKPPVNTSSAVTSNTTTQNSQKPDGPLGNSKPPQIPKSSGIQPEPQKQSKLDPPKPPPGRGRGQPPVPSQVRGRGRGQRSSGEFKGQNTVPIGEEMGEMPYDYMPPEENVGMQEEQENYYWQDPSHEQFGGEESEMPPEEMWMPEEHHFTEEEYYQEPIGGPHMGRGRPPMMRGRPPMPRGGPPMGRGGPPMGRGGPLMGRGGPPMGRGGPPMGRGGPPMGRGGPPMVRGGPPMVRGGPPMGRGGPPMSRGGPPMARGGPPMARGGPPMGRGLPMGRGGPPMGKEEPVDRHWEEAESNEYLEDEDPYWIERRPPMRGMRPPFPPGRGRPPRGHPGFMLQGRGRPHFPPHGPIDHEPLGHGMESDDSNMDPSMHPMYHGHEPPSHAMHPDVGRGRRRVPPPPHEMIDHLEEPIYDEGTEGELDWQPPPGRGPPPPPHEILDREGLRRRPMGRGIGRGMWPPGPTHEDYEEGYKEGYAVDYDHGEDGYRCRPPPDYHPDDCRRDARYHESEWDREHALSERDYPPRKAPSEPFREPHWQEERERGHPYQYDELERGRGELRIREYRDEPPYRKDETSYPPPSDWERPSRRPPLPERGYPIDYEDRRPRYEEQREEIPLHIPPPTAAPVTNLPESSVEAASGANVLALSQRQHEIILKAAQELKLIRELQEGKTSGSESKPAQTDVLPDLPAGLLGLEIPPEVRNALKGMTATTQTTAAESVPRDIKSTATHYQPSFPAPAVPVIPKTVDYGHGHEPGTTVERISYGERIVLRPDPVPSDRGYEKEPLRDPYGRDSYYERRSDPYMDRREYSRERELYREKPEYERERFDRERYPLRERDDRSPLASSLRSGYRERDRDVRDRDRSGSRDPDEHYGRPGYDRPPYERAILERTGPERYSHSPSPYMDRRSYPDDRGPPTAPPVPPPQPPPRVEKKPEIKNIDDILKLPGRLSRPERIVIIMRGLPGSGKTHVAKLIRDKEVECGGAPPRVLVLDDYFMTEVEKVEKDPDTGKRVKKKAMEYEYELEMEDTYRSSMLKTFKKTLDDGFFPFIILDTINDRVKHFDQFWSAAKTKGFEVYLAEITADTQTCAKRNVHGRTLKDIMKMSNNWEPSPRHMVRLDVRSLLQDAAIEEVEMEDFNPDDEPKEPKREEEEESDLGYIPKSKWEMDTSEAKLDKLDGLGSGGKRKREGEHMAGLEDYLQLPDDYATRMSEPGKKRVRWADLEEQKDADRKRAIGFVVGQTDWEKITDESGQLAQRALNRTKYF from the exons ATGTATCCTACCTGGGGAAATTACGGTGCACCTCAGTCCCAAAACTATGGAGGTGCTGGGCCCCGTAAGCCACTGGCTGGCAGCCACACTGGCCAGGCTCCCGGATTCGGCGGTTTCGAGGCCTCTTCCAGCGGCTCGTTGTTTTCCAGCTTGCAGGAGCAGCACCTCCAGCAGatgcagcagctgcagatgCTCCACCAGAAACAGCTCCAGTCTGTATTACAACACGGCAACAATGCCAGTACTGCTGCTCCTGCATACGGCGTTGCACACGCTGGTGGGTACGTGGGGTCGTCGTGGCGTCCAGAAGGACCTGCACATGTAGACAGCGGCGCTGGCGCTCAGTCCTACTTTAAACCAGAAGAGACTTCAGCGACGAGAGTACCCCCTGCTCCCAAACAGGGTCACCAGCAGCCTCCTCCACTTCCTCCGCAACCGCATCCCACCGATACCCAGCCTGTGCCTCCCCCTCCAGAGCCGCAGCCATCAAAGCCACCAGAGAACAGCAGTCCTCCCAAACCCAAGGAGGCCCCCACGGCAGAAGACGAGAAATCCTTACCGTTGCAG gagcagcagcagctctggtaCAAACAGCATCTTCAGAATCTGCAGAAACTGAAGCAAGAGAGAGCCAAACAGAATCAGAAAGATGGAGATGGCTCTTTTCCCCTGCCACCACCCCCAGGCAAAACAGCTCCTCCGCCCCCTCCATTAGAACCACCAAAAAGCACACCACCACCCCCGCCGCCTAAAGAGGAACCTCCAACACCGCCACCACTACCTGAGGAAGTAAGG AGTGAAAATGTAGGAAAACCACCTACATTTACAGACACA CCTGAAGTACCAAAAGACCCAGAGGAAGCTGCTCGCCTTCAGCAGTTACAGGCTGCAGCAGCACACTGGCAACAAGTTCAACAGCAGAGAGCCGGTTTACAATATCAGGCTCTCATGCAACAACATGAGAAGCTTCAGCAGATTCTGGAGCAATACCAACGCCTCATTCAACAGCCTGCAAACCTACAG TCAATGTCTGCAGAATTGCAGCTGAGGCACTACGAAATGCAACAGCAACAGTTCACACCTCTATTCCAAGACTGGAATCACTCCTTCACCCTGTGGTATGAGCAATTCCAGAGCTATCCTCATAAAGACCAACTGCAGGATTATGGGCATCAGTGGAAACAGTGGAAGGAACAGATGAATGCAACAAATGCCCACCTTCAAGAAAGAGTGGCTACTCTCACTGCCATGGTACCGTTTGCGTCAAGCCAATATAATAGTGGAATGATGGGACAGTATGGCCAGTACCCTGTACAAGACACGCCTTTGCAGCAGTCAGTAAACCCAGGTATGCAGCAGACCCCTGTTACTGTTGGTCCAAGACTTCAAGGTCCACAGCCTACTGGTTTTGTAACACATTCAGAATCACCTGCTGTGCCCTCAGTTCGAGGAAGTGCCCCTAGTGGCATAGGAGTCCAACCCCCAGTTCCCCCAGTTGTTCAGCCACCAAGTTTCAACAATGTCAGGGGTCCACA GGTAAACAACCCCAGATTTGAACAACCACATCAGCGATTTGATGGACCCCCAAGGTTTGACCAACCGCAACAGCGATTTGATGGGCCTTCAAGATTTGACCACCCACAACAACGCTTTGATGGTCCTCCAAGGTTTGACCAACCACCTAACCGTTTTGATGGTCCCCCTCGATTTGACCAACCAAggcatcgttttgatggtccaCCTAGATTCGATCAACAACGGCAACGGTTTGATGGACCGGCCAGATTTGATCAACCTCGATTTGGGCAGCCACCTAGGTTTGATTCCACAAGGCTCACTGGCCCTTCACCTCGTCTTGAATGTCCACCAAaccttcaagaaaaacagcagcaaggAATGCTGCCTAAGGTGGAACCAGTCACTCCGCAACCTCCAACTCCAGATTCTAAGACTCCAGAAAAATCGTCTGATAAGCCGctatctgaaaatgaaaaagataaaTTGAAATTGGTTGATAAGAGCGCTTCTGAAGATATGACAGATGACAACTTACTTTCaactgagggtttttttgtccAAAGTGAACCAATTCCTCAGACATTACAAACAGATACAAAACCTGAGGATTCAAATAGCAGTGTTACTTTGGACAAAGGTGAGAAATCTGAACCTGTTAACAGTAAGCCCCCTGTAAATACTAGTTCTGCTGTTACATCAAACACTACAACACAAAATTCGCAAAAACCAGATGGACCACTGGGAAACAGCAAACCACCACAGATTCCAAAGTCCTCAGGAATCCAACCAGAGCCACAAAAGCAGTCAAAACTAGATCCTCCAAAACCTCCCCCTGGTCGGGGACGAGGCCAGCCCCCAGTGCCTAGCCAGGTGCGCGGACGAGGACGTGGGCAGAGGAGCAGTGGAGAGTTTAAGGGACAAAACACTGTACCAATTGGGGAAGAGATGGGGGAAATGCCTTATGATTACATGCCCCCTGAAGAAAATGTGGGTATGcaagaagaacaagaaaactACTATTGGCAAGATCCTTCACATGAACAGTTTGGTGGTGAGGAATCAGAAATGCCCCCAGAAGAAATGTGGATGCCAGAAGAACATCACTTCACAGAGGAAGAGTACTATCAAGAGCCAATAGGAGGACCCCACATGGGGAGAGGTAGGCCTCCAATGATGAGAGGAAGGCCCCCAATGCCTAGAGGTGGTCCTCCCATGGGAAGAGGTGGTCCTCCCATGGGAAGAGGTGGACCCCTTATGGGTCGGGGAGGTCCTCCTATGGgtcgaggaggaccaccaatgGGTAGGGGAGGACCACCAATGGGTAGGGGAGGGCCACCAATGGTTAGGGGAGGGCCACCAATGGTTAGGGGAGGGCCACCAATGGGCAGAGGTGGACCACCAATGAGTAGAGGTGGACCACCCATGGCCAGAGGAGGTCCACCCATGGCCAGAGGAGGTCCACCTATGGGAAGAGGATTACCCATGGGAAGAGGAGGACCACCTATGGGAAAGGAAGAACCAGTGGACAGACACTGGGAAGAAGCTGAATCAAATGAGTACTTAGAGGATGAAGACCCTTACTGGATTGAAAGGAGACCACCAATGAGAGGCATGAGACCTCCATTTCCTCCTGGTCGGGGTCGTCCCCCACGTGGTCACCCTGGTTTCATGCTTCAAGGACGAGGCCGCCCCCATTTCCCACCACATGGGCCAATAGATCACGAGCCATTAGGCCACGGAATGGAATCTGATGATTCCAATATGGATCCATCAATGCATCCCATGTACCATGGACATGAACCCCCTAGCCATGCGATGCATCCTGACGTAGGACGAGGCAGGCGTCGTGTGCCACCACCACCTCATGAAATGATAGATCATTTGGAGGAGCCAATATACGATGAGGGAACGGAAGGAGAATTAGATTGGCAGCCACCACCTGGCAGaggtcctccaccacctccacatGAGATACTAGATAGGGAAGGACTGAGGAGGAGACCTATGGGTCGGGGAATAGGAAGAGGTATGTGGCCGCCAGGTCCAACACATGAGGATTATGAAGAAGGTTATAAAGAGGGTTATGCCGTAGATTATGATCATGGGGAAGATGGGTATCGCTGTCGGCCACCACCAGACTATCATCCTGATGACTGTCGTCGTGATGCCAGGTATCATGAGTCTGAGTGGGACAGAGAGCATGCTCTCTCAGAGAGGGACTATCCCCCCCGCAAGGCACCATCAGAGCCATTCAGAGAACCCCACTGGcaagaggaaagagaaagaggtcACCCATATCAATATGATGAACTTGAGCGGGGGAGAGGAGAACTCAGAATTCGTGAATACAGGGATGAGCCACCTTACCGGAAGGATGAAACATCTTACCCACCTCCTTCAGACTGGGAGAGGCCTTCCAGACGTCCTCCACTGCCAGAGAGAGGGTATCCAATAGACTATGAAGATCGTAGACCTCGCTATGAGGAACAAAGAGAAGAAATTCCTTTGCATATACCTCCACCTACAGCTGCACCTGTCACAAACCTGCCTGAGAGTTCAGTTGAAGCAGCCAGTGGAGCAAATGTACTTGCCCTTTCCCAACGCCAACATGAGATCATCTTGAAAGCTGCTCAAGAGCTTAAACTAATAAG GGAATTGCAGGAGGGTAAAACCTCTGGTAGTGAATCCAAGCCTGCACAAACTGATGTTCTGCCAGATTTGCCTGCTGGTCTTCTTGGATTAGAGATTCCACCAGAAGTCAGGAATGCTCTGAag GGTATGACTGCAACAACTCAGACAACTGCAGCTGAATCTGTGCCTCGCGATATAAAATCTACTGCCACACATTATCAGCCGTCATTCCCTGCACCTGCAGTGCCGGTTATTCCAAAGACGGTTGATTATGGTCATGGTCATG AGCCTGGAACCACGGTTGAGCGGATCTCTTATGGTGAGAGGATTGTGTTGAGGCCTGACCCAGTGCCATCGGACCGGGGCTATGAAAAGG AACCACTCAGAGATCCTTACGGCAGAGACTCATATTACGAAAGACGATCAGACCCTTACATGGACCGCCGGGAGTACAGCAGAGAGAGGGAATTATACAGAGAGAAGCCAGAATATGAAAGAGAAAGATTTGACAGGGAGCGCTACCCCCTGAGAGAAAGAGATGACAG ATCTCCACTGGCATCTTCTCTACGCTCCGGATACAGGGAGAGGGACCGGGATGTTCGAGATAGGGACCGTAGTGGCAGCCGTGATCCAGATGAACATTATGGGAGGCCAGGTTATGATAGACCTCCATATGAGCGTGCTATACTTGAGCGTACTGGGCCTGAACGTTACAGCCATAGCCCATCACCTTACA TGGACAGAAGAAGTTATCCAGATGACAGAGGGCCCCCCACTGCACCACCAGTCCCACCTCCACAACCTCCCCCACGTGTTGAGAAGAAGCCGGAAATCAAGAATATCGACGATATCCTTAAACTACCTGGCAGATTGTCTCGCCCTGAAAGG ATTGTCATAATCATGAGGGGGCTTCCAGGAAGCGGAAAAACCCATGTTGCAAAGCTCATACGG GACAAAGAGGTTGAATGTGGCGGTGCACCTCCCCGAGTTCTTGTTTTAGATGATTATTTCATGACAGAGGTTGAGAAAGTTGAGAAGGACCCAGACACTGGGaagagggtaaaaaaaaag GCTATGGAGTACGAGTATGAGCTGGAGATGGAGGATACTTACCGGAGCAGCATGCTTAAAACGTTTAAGAAAACCTTGGATGATggcttttttcctttcattattTTAGACACTATTAATGACAGGGTTAAACATTTTGATCAGTTCTGGAGTGCAGCTAAAACTAAAGGCTTTGAG GTGTATTTGGCTGAAATCACTGCAGACACTCAGACTTGTGCAAAGCGGAATGTCCATGGGCGCACGCTTAAGGATATAATGAAG ATGTCTAATAACTGGGAGCCTTCACCACGTCACATGGTGCGCTTGGATGTCCGGTCCCTGCTGCAGGATGCTGCTATAGAGGAG gtTGAAATGGAAGATTTCAACCCTGATGACGAGCCCAAGGAACCcaagagagaagaggaagaagagagtgaTCTG